The DNA window GATCCAAAGAAATTTCACCTTCGTGAGCCACAAATTCTGGTTTAATAATATCAGAGTATAAAATATCTTTTGGTTCTTTTATTTCTATATTATTTTTTTCTAAAAGTTCAAGCAATGTCTCCAATCCTTCAATGTCTCTTTCTAAAAACGGAAACTCTTCTATTATATCGTTATAAGTTAAAAAACCCCTTGATTTGTATTTTTCAATAAAATTCTGAACTTTTTCTTTTTCAAAAATAGAACTTTTTCTTACCCTCACAACTTTTCCTTTTTTTATTCTCTTTTTGGCGCTGGTTTCGTTGGTTTTTGTTTTCTTCTTTTTGGCAACACCAACCCTTTTAACTCTTTTTTGAGTTTTTGTTTGAGTTTTTATTTTTGACTTTTTGGTAGTAGTTTTTTCCTTTTTGCTTACTTCCTTTTTTGTTTTTATTTTTTTTGCTTTTGCTTTTTTTGCTTTTGTCGTTTTTTTCTTTTTCATATTATTTGACTTACTAATTTATTAAATTCTTCTGTAAGTTTGTTTACAAGTTCCATATTATTACTTTTTTCGTATTCTGCAATCTTTGAAGACAGTTCTTTTAATTTTTCTTGAAGACGAATATTTTTTATTTCTTTAAGAATATAATTTATTTCTGCCTCTGGCGAAAAACCTTCAAAACCTCCTTCGCTTTCTTTTGGCAAAGAGCGAATAATTTCAGCAATAACATTATTTTTATAAATATTCTCTATTGATTTTTCTTTGTTTGTTTTCAAATCGTTAATAAACTTCCTTACCCTTTCAGAAAGAAAATTCTCTTGATTATTTTTTTCTTCAAAATTCGGAATTAAATAAAAATATTCTGGGTATTTGTAAAGTATTGCCACAAGAAAATTCTCTAATAGATTTAATCTTTTATTTGCGTTGTTTGAATCTACGCCATTTATATTTGTTTGTGTTTGCTCGCTTTTATCATCAGTTGTCTCGCTAAAATCTATATCGTAATCTTCTATTCTAATGTTTTTCATTTGCTCATACAATATCTCTTCCTTAACTCCAATTTCCTGCGACAAAACCTGTATCCAATGCGCCTGTTCTATTTTGTTTTGTATGCGTTTTATGGCAGGTAGCACAAAATCTCCCATTTTCTTTTTTCCTTCCAAAGTATTTTTGTCGTAATTAAGTTTGGCAACGTTAATATAAAATTCGGCTATTGGCAAAGGGTTTTCTATTATTTTTCTCCACTCTTCTGGCTTTTCTAATATCATATCTGCTGGGTCTTTGTCTTTATCGGATAAAGCAACTTTTACGTCAAATCCCAATCTCTGCAATATCATAATACTCCTTTCTGTTGCTTTGTTCCCTGCTATATCCATATCAAAAGCACATATAACTTTATCACAATACCTTTTTATAATTCTAGCATGAGAAGGAGTTAAAGCAGTACCAGAAACACCAACAGTATTCTCAAACCCCAACTGATGCGAC is part of the bacterium HR34 genome and encodes:
- the dnaG gene encoding DNA primase; this encodes MPISPIDEIKEKIDIVDLVSQYVKLKKVGSNYQALCPFHSEKTPSFFVSPSKQIWKCFGCQKGGNVFDFIMEMEGLSFKDALKILAQRAGIELKEVDPYVNKEKKELLDICELATKFFQKQLHESSKGKEALEYLKKRGLKMNTIYEWRIGYAPNLWTALSDFLQNKGFSRLQIEKAGLCIISSDKSYYDRFRSRIMFPVFDVQGRVIGFGGRIFGAAEKSDVAKYMNSPQTILYDKSKVLYGMHKAKVEIKRKNEAILTEGYFDVILSHQLGFENTVGVSGTALTPSHARIIKRYCDKVICAFDMDIAGNKATERSIMILQRLGFDVKVALSDKDKDPADMILEKPEEWRKIIENPLPIAEFYINVAKLNYDKNTLEGKKKMGDFVLPAIKRIQNKIEQAHWIQVLSQEIGVKEEILYEQMKNIRIEDYDIDFSETTDDKSEQTQTNINGVDSNNANKRLNLLENFLVAILYKYPEYFYLIPNFEEKNNQENFLSERVRKFINDLKTNKEKSIENIYKNNVIAEIIRSLPKESEGGFEGFSPEAEINYILKEIKNIRLQEKLKELSSKIAEYEKSNNMELVNKLTEEFNKLVSQII